One window of the Camelina sativa cultivar DH55 chromosome 1, Cs, whole genome shotgun sequence genome contains the following:
- the LOC104784207 gene encoding uncharacterized protein LOC104784207, which produces MQARFELDEDWQRISVIHQMGHLWRSHKSVTVKAINLAANNQERMNLRPPNIGPVDWQKFVKLKTSAAFKAVSEKYKAKRKNQIPHTTSRKGISRLTEEMKAESEDPSSVTRLDVWIKSRTKKDGTPVDTNAADLIQKAAEIGGSDAPAFLTNPDEDHLAKLLGPDNSGRLRAMGRGMSKTKLACLQMQSKCMAEMEERQVKLVKQVNALESELGRIKNQRPEAEMDENSAARVTYSYFFSYQLSDSS; this is translated from the exons ATGCAGGCAAGGTTTGAGCTTGATGAAGATTGGCAAAGGATATCTGTGATTCACCAGATGGGACATTTGTGGCGATCACACAAGTCTGTCACGGTGAAGGCTATAAATTTGGCTGCAAATAACCAAGAGAGGATGAATTTGAGACCACCAAATATTGGTCCTGTTGATTGGCAAAAATTTGTCAAACTCAAAACTAGTGCTGCATTTAAG GCCGTGAGtgagaaatataaagcaaaaagaaagaatcagataCCTCACACCACTAGTCGTAAAGGGATCAGCAGACTAACAGAAGAAATG AAAGCTGAAAGTGAAGATCCTTCCAGCGTGACAAGACTAGATGTTTGGATCAAGTCTCGCACCAAAAAGGATGGTACACCAGTAGATACGAATGCAGCTGATTTGATT CAAAAAGCAGCTGAAATTGGTGGAAGTGATGCTccagcatttttaacaaatccagATGAAGATCACCTCGCCAAGCTTTTAGGACCTGACAATTCTGGTAGGCTGAGGGCAATGGGTAGAGGCATGAGTAAGACCAAATTAGCTTGTTTACAAATGCAGAGCAAGTGTATGGCTGAAATGGAAGAGCGGcaagtaaaattagtaaaacaggTCAATGCCTTGGAAAGTGAACTTGGCAGAATCAAGAATCAG agaccagaagctgaaatggatgaaaactcagctgcaagagtaacatattcttacttcttttcatatcagctaagtgattcttcttag
- the LOC104784217 gene encoding abscisic acid 8'-hydroxylase 4-like yields the protein MVELKVFVIPSFILACLLLVRVIFLKKNKNSRCKLPPGSMGWPYLGETLQLYSQDPSVFFTFKQKRYGEIFKTRILGYPCVMLASPEAARFVLVTHAHMFRPTYPRSKEKLIGPSALFFHQGDYHSHIRKLVQSSLYPEPIRKLIPDIEHIALSSLQSWSNMGIVSTYQEMKKFAFDVGILAIFGHLECSYKEILKHNYNIVEKGYNSFPMSLPGTSYHKALMARKRLETIVSEIICERREKRVLQTDLLGHLLNFKDEKGRVLTQEQIADNIIGVLFAAQDTTASCLTWILKYLHDDQNLLQDVKAEQSAIYEENSRGKKPLTWGQTRNMPLTYKVVVESLRMASIISFTFREAVVDVEYKGYLIPKGWKVMPLFRNIHHNPKYFSNPEVFDPSRFEVNPKPNTFMPFGSGVHACPGNELAKLQILIFLHHLTSSFQWEVKGGEKGIQYSPFPIPQNGLLATFHRGHPL from the exons ATGGTTGAACTTAAGGTCTTTGTTATACCAAGCTTCATCTTGGCATGCTTGCTTTTGGTAAGAgtgatttttttaaagaagaataAGAACAGTAGATGTAAGCTTCCTCCTGGTTCCATGGGATGGCCATACTTAGGAGAGACTCTACAACTCTATTCACAAGACCCCAGTGTTTTCTTCACTTTCAAGCAAAAGAG ATATGGAGAGATATTCAAAACCCGAATCCTCGGCTATCCTTGTGTGATGTTGGCTAGCCCTGAGGCCGCAAGGTTTGTCCTTGTGACTCATGCCCATATGTTCAGACCAACTTATCCAAGAAGCAAAGAGAAGCTTATAGGACCCTCTGCGCTCTTCTTCCACCAAGGAGATTATCATTCCCATATAAGGAAACTTGTTCAATCCTCTTTATACCCTGAACCCATCCGTAAACTCATCCCTGATATCGAGCACATTGCCCTTTCTTCCTTACAATCTTGGTCCAATATGGGTATTGTCTCCACCTACcaagagatgaagaag TTTGCCTTTGATGTGGGTATTCTAGCCATATTTGGGCATTTGGAGTGTTCTTACAAAGAGATCTTGAAACATAACTACAATATTGTGGAGAAAGGCTACAACTCTTTCCCCATGAGTCTCCCCGGAACATCTTATCACAAAGCTCTCATG gCGAGAAAGCGGCTAGAGACAATAGTAAGCGAGATTATATgcgaaagaagagagaaaagggtcTTGCAAACGGACTTGCTCGGTCATCTACTCAACTTCAAGGATGAAAAAGGTCGTGTGCTAACCCAAGAACAGATTGCAGATAACATCATCGGAGTCCTTTTCGCCGCACAAGACACGACAGCTAGTTGCTTAACTTGGATTCTTAAGTACTTACATGATGATCAGAACCTTCTACAAGATGTTAAG GCTGAGCAAAGTGCTATATATGAAGAAAACAGTAGAGGGAAGAAACCTTTAACATGGGGACAAACGAGGAATATGCCACTAACATATAAG GTTGTAGTTGAGAGCTTGAGGATGGCAAGCATCATATCCTTCACATTCAGAGAAGCAGTGGTTGATGTTGAATATAAGG GATATTTGATACCCAAGGGATGGAAAGTGATGCCACTATTTCGGAATATTCATCACAATCCGAAATATTTTTCAAACCCTGAGGTTTTCGATCCATCTAGATTCGAg GTAAATCCGAAGCCGAATACGTTCATGCCCTTCGGAAGTGGAGTTCATGCTTGTCCCGGGAACGAACTCGCCAAGTTACAAATTCTTATATTTCTCCACCATTTAACTTCCAGTTTcca